In Peromyscus maniculatus bairdii isolate BWxNUB_F1_BW_parent chromosome 9, HU_Pman_BW_mat_3.1, whole genome shotgun sequence, one genomic interval encodes:
- the Prss55 gene encoding serine protease 55 isoform X2, with protein MNHHLCGGSIISEWWILTVAHCFYSEISPKELTVIVGTNDLTTSSPTELEVSSIIRHKNFQRHNMDNDIALLLLATPIKFNDLTVPICLPFQPTPSSWHDCWVAGWGITNLVNKTSSKTDLMKAPMHIIDWKECTKIFTKLTTNMLCAAYGNETYDACQGDSGGPLVCNTEPGKKWYQVGIISWGKSCGEKGVPGIYTVLSNYTLWIQKIAQIEGKPLGVKRLRDSGKKKTRGRSHSSKCQALGYPKRCLLSCLLSCVLLRALSNWE; from the exons ATGAATCATCATTTATGTGGCGGCTCCATTATCAGCGAGTGGTGGATCCTCACCGTGGCTCACTGCTTTTATTCTGAGATTTC CCCAAAAGAACTGACAGTCATAGTGGGAACCAATGACTTGACTACCTCCTCACCCACGGAACTAGAGGTCAGCAGCATAATTCGCCACAAAAACTTTCAAAGACACAACATGGACAATGATATTGCCTTGTTGCTGCTGGCCACGCCCATCAAATTCAATGATCTGACAGTGCCCATCTGCCTGCCTTTCCAACCCACCCCTTCCAGCTGGCATGACTGTTGGGTGGCAGGATGGGGCATAACCAACTTAG TCAATAAAACATCTTCAAAAACCGACCTGATGAAGGCACCGATGCATATTATAGACTGGAAGGAATGCACAAAGATATTTACGAAGCTGACCACAAACATGCTGTGTGCTGCATATGGCAATGAGACCTATGATGCCTGCCAG GGTGACAGTGGGGGACCACTTGTCTGCAACACAGAGCCTGGAAAGAAGTGGTATCAGGTGGGCATCATCAGCTGGGGCAAGAGCTGTGGAGAAAAAGGCGTTCCAGGAATATACACCGTGTTGTCAAACTATACCCTGTGGATTCAGAAAATAGCCCAGATAGAGGGGAAGCCCTTGGGTGTTAAGCGTTTGAGGGACTCTGGCAAGAAGAAAACCAGAGGACGCAGCCATTCCTCCAAATGCCAAGCACTGGGCTACCCCAAACGCTGCCTCCTGTCCTGCCTTCTGTCCTGTGTGCTACTCAGAGCCTTGTCCAACTGGGAATAA
- the Prss55 gene encoding serine protease 55 isoform X3 yields MNYEPKAEGPPAGSGPLNSPKELTVIVGTNDLTTSSPTELEVSSIIRHKNFQRHNMDNDIALLLLATPIKFNDLTVPICLPFQPTPSSWHDCWVAGWGITNLVNKTSSKTDLMKAPMHIIDWKECTKIFTKLTTNMLCAAYGNETYDACQGDSGGPLVCNTEPGKKWYQVGIISWGKSCGEKGVPGIYTVLSNYTLWIQKIAQIEGKPLGVKRLRDSGKKKTRGRSHSSKCQALGYPKRCLLSCLLSCVLLRALSNWE; encoded by the exons atgaactatgaaccaaaggctgagggacccccagctggatcaggccctctgaatag CCCAAAAGAACTGACAGTCATAGTGGGAACCAATGACTTGACTACCTCCTCACCCACGGAACTAGAGGTCAGCAGCATAATTCGCCACAAAAACTTTCAAAGACACAACATGGACAATGATATTGCCTTGTTGCTGCTGGCCACGCCCATCAAATTCAATGATCTGACAGTGCCCATCTGCCTGCCTTTCCAACCCACCCCTTCCAGCTGGCATGACTGTTGGGTGGCAGGATGGGGCATAACCAACTTAG TCAATAAAACATCTTCAAAAACCGACCTGATGAAGGCACCGATGCATATTATAGACTGGAAGGAATGCACAAAGATATTTACGAAGCTGACCACAAACATGCTGTGTGCTGCATATGGCAATGAGACCTATGATGCCTGCCAG GGTGACAGTGGGGGACCACTTGTCTGCAACACAGAGCCTGGAAAGAAGTGGTATCAGGTGGGCATCATCAGCTGGGGCAAGAGCTGTGGAGAAAAAGGCGTTCCAGGAATATACACCGTGTTGTCAAACTATACCCTGTGGATTCAGAAAATAGCCCAGATAGAGGGGAAGCCCTTGGGTGTTAAGCGTTTGAGGGACTCTGGCAAGAAGAAAACCAGAGGACGCAGCCATTCCTCCAAATGCCAAGCACTGGGCTACCCCAAACGCTGCCTCCTGTCCTGCCTTCTGTCCTGTGTGCTACTCAGAGCCTTGTCCAACTGGGAATAA
- the Prss55 gene encoding serine protease 55 isoform X1, with product MILPSILLLVAHTLGANVECGVRPLYDSRTRHSRIIGGQEAEVGEFPWQVSIREMNHHLCGGSIISEWWILTVAHCFYSEISPKELTVIVGTNDLTTSSPTELEVSSIIRHKNFQRHNMDNDIALLLLATPIKFNDLTVPICLPFQPTPSSWHDCWVAGWGITNLVNKTSSKTDLMKAPMHIIDWKECTKIFTKLTTNMLCAAYGNETYDACQGDSGGPLVCNTEPGKKWYQVGIISWGKSCGEKGVPGIYTVLSNYTLWIQKIAQIEGKPLGVKRLRDSGKKKTRGRSHSSKCQALGYPKRCLLSCLLSCVLLRALSNWE from the exons AATGTGGCGTGAGACCCCTCTACGACAGCAGAACTCGACACTCCAGGATCATAGGAgggcaggaggctgaggtgggtgaGTTTCCGTGGCAGGTGAGCATTCGAGAAATGAATCATCATTTATGTGGCGGCTCCATTATCAGCGAGTGGTGGATCCTCACCGTGGCTCACTGCTTTTATTCTGAGATTTC CCCAAAAGAACTGACAGTCATAGTGGGAACCAATGACTTGACTACCTCCTCACCCACGGAACTAGAGGTCAGCAGCATAATTCGCCACAAAAACTTTCAAAGACACAACATGGACAATGATATTGCCTTGTTGCTGCTGGCCACGCCCATCAAATTCAATGATCTGACAGTGCCCATCTGCCTGCCTTTCCAACCCACCCCTTCCAGCTGGCATGACTGTTGGGTGGCAGGATGGGGCATAACCAACTTAG TCAATAAAACATCTTCAAAAACCGACCTGATGAAGGCACCGATGCATATTATAGACTGGAAGGAATGCACAAAGATATTTACGAAGCTGACCACAAACATGCTGTGTGCTGCATATGGCAATGAGACCTATGATGCCTGCCAG GGTGACAGTGGGGGACCACTTGTCTGCAACACAGAGCCTGGAAAGAAGTGGTATCAGGTGGGCATCATCAGCTGGGGCAAGAGCTGTGGAGAAAAAGGCGTTCCAGGAATATACACCGTGTTGTCAAACTATACCCTGTGGATTCAGAAAATAGCCCAGATAGAGGGGAAGCCCTTGGGTGTTAAGCGTTTGAGGGACTCTGGCAAGAAGAAAACCAGAGGACGCAGCCATTCCTCCAAATGCCAAGCACTGGGCTACCCCAAACGCTGCCTCCTGTCCTGCCTTCTGTCCTGTGTGCTACTCAGAGCCTTGTCCAACTGGGAATAA